A single window of Halococcus saccharolyticus DSM 5350 DNA harbors:
- a CDS encoding FAD binding domain-containing protein, translating into MYPDEFDYYEADSVGEALDLLDEHSDAETELLAGGHSLLPAMKTGLSSPDVLIDISGIDAMHGIEVDGDTLSIGAMTRYSDLTESDAVAEHAPALAEAVRQVGDVQVRNRGTIGGNLAHADPAADLPGAAIASDATLVVEGTDGERSIPADDFFFGMYATDIGPDELLTRVEIPSADGGVGAYAKKPSPSSGYAMVGVAALLDTDGGTVESVRVGANGVMDHGVRLGPVEDALAGGSLDAETIATAASHAGDDLDEDMMMSDLQASNEFRAQLLKVYTERALTAAMDRTGGSAAAD; encoded by the coding sequence ATGTACCCCGACGAGTTCGACTACTACGAGGCGGATAGCGTCGGGGAGGCGCTCGATCTTCTCGATGAACATTCCGATGCGGAGACCGAGCTGCTCGCCGGCGGCCACAGCCTGCTGCCGGCGATGAAAACAGGATTATCGAGCCCTGACGTCCTGATCGATATCAGCGGTATCGACGCGATGCACGGCATCGAGGTCGATGGGGACACCCTCTCGATCGGTGCGATGACCCGATACAGCGATCTCACGGAGTCCGACGCGGTGGCCGAGCACGCGCCAGCGCTGGCGGAGGCCGTCCGCCAAGTCGGCGACGTGCAGGTCCGCAATCGGGGAACGATCGGCGGAAATCTCGCCCACGCCGACCCGGCCGCCGATCTCCCGGGTGCGGCGATCGCCTCCGACGCGACCCTCGTGGTCGAGGGTACGGACGGCGAGCGCTCGATCCCGGCGGACGATTTCTTCTTCGGGATGTACGCCACCGACATCGGTCCCGACGAACTCCTCACCCGAGTGGAGATCCCGTCGGCTGACGGCGGGGTCGGCGCGTACGCGAAGAAACCGAGTCCTTCGTCGGGCTACGCGATGGTCGGTGTCGCCGCGCTGCTCGACACCGATGGCGGGACCGTCGAATCCGTCCGCGTCGGCGCGAACGGCGTGATGGACCACGGGGTACGACTCGGGCCCGTCGAGGACGCCCTCGCGGGTGGGTCGCTCGACGCCGAAACGATCGCGACGGCCGCGAGTCACGCCGGCGACGATCTCGACGAAGACATGATGATGTCGGATCTCCAGGCGTCGAACGAGTTCCGCGCTCAACTCCTCAAGGTGTACACCGAGCGGGCGCTGACCGCGGCGATGGATCGCACCGGCGGATCCGCGGCGGCCGACTGA